The nucleotide window GGACTGGGGCGGCTCTTTTTCGAGGCCGCGATCGGGCGGGATTACCCGGTGATGTTCGCCACGCTTTACCTGACCACGCTGATCGGGCTGATCGTGGCGCTGATCGGGGACCTGACCTACGTGCTGATCGACCCGCGCATCGACTTCGAGAAGAGGTCGGGCTGAGATGATCAAGCTCAACCCCCTGAACCAGCGGCGCTGGCGCAATTTCAAGCGCAACAGGCGGGCGTTCTGGTCGCTGATCATCTTTGCGCTTTTGTGCGTGATCACCCTGCCTGCCGAGTTCGTGGCGAATGACAAGCCTTTGTTGGTGAAGTACCGAGACGCCTATTACATGCCGATCTTCAAGTTCTATCCCGAGACCGAGTTCGGCGGGGATTTCCGGACCGAGGCGGTCTATGCCGATCCGGAGGTGGAGTGCCTGATCGTGTCGGGCGGGCTGGTGGATTGCTTCGACGATCCCGAGGGGATCATCGAGGATGCCCAGGACGGCGAGGTGATGGGTGAGCCGATCGAGAAAGGCTGGACGCTCTGGCCGCTTATCCCCTACAGCCATGACACGCCCGTGGACCGCCCCGGCGCCGCGCCGCTGCCGCCCAACGAGCAGAACCTGCTGGGCACGGACGGGACCAAGCGGGACGTGCTGGCGATTGTCATCTACGGTTTCCGGCTGGCGGTGATGTTCACGCTGGTGGTGACGTTCTTTTCGTCCGTCATCGGGGTCGTTGCCGGGGCCGTGCAGGGGTATTTCGGCGGGCGGATCGACCTGTTCTTTCAAAGGTTCATCGAGATCTGGGCGTCGACGCCGCAGCTATACGTGATCATCATCCTGTTCTCTATACTGCCAAGGGGGTTCTGGCTGCTCGTCGGGATCATGGTGGCGTTCGGGTGGATGGCGCTGGTGGGCGTTGTGCGCGCGGAGTTCCTGCGCGCGCGCAATTTCGAGTATGTGCGCGCGGCCAAGGCGCTGGGCGTGGGCAACATGAAGATCATGTTCCGTCACATGCTGCCCAACGCGATGGTGGCGACGCTGACCTTTTTGCCGTTCATAATCACCGGTACGATCAGCCTGCTGGCGACGCTGGATTTCCTGGGCTACGGCCTGCCGTCGGGGGCGCCGTCGCTGGGGGAACTGACGCTTCAGGCCAAGCAGAACCTGCAGGCGCCGTGGCTGGCCTTTACCGCGTTTTTCACCTTCGCGATCATGCTGTCGCTGCTGGTCTTCATCTTTGAAGGCGTGCGCGATGCGTTCGACCCACGGAAGACCTTTCAATGAGCCTGCTTGAAGTGAAAGACCTGAAGGTGGGGTTCCGCCAGGACGGGGCGGTGACGCAGGCGGTGCATGGCGTGTCGTTCAGCGTGGATCGGGGCGAGACCGTGGCGCTGGTGGGCGAGAGTGGCTCGGGCAAGTCGGTGACGGCGCTGAGCACCGTGTCGCTGTTGGGGGACAGCGCGATTGTCGAGGGCAGCGTCACCTATGACCGGCAGCAGATGATCGGCGCGAATGACAAGCTGCTGCGCAAGGTGCGGGGCAACGACATCAGCTTTATCTTCCAGGAGCCGATGACGAGTTTGAACCCGCTGCACACGCTGGAAAAGCAGCTGACCGAGTCGATCGAGCTGCACCAGGGGCTGCGCGGTGCGGCGGTGCGGGAGCGCATCCTGGAGCTGCTGAACCGCGTGGGCATCCGCGACCCCGAAAGCCGGCTGGGCGCTTATCCGCACCAGTTGTCGGGCGGGCAGAGGCAGCGGGTGATGATCGCCATGGCGCTGTCGAACAAGCCCGATGTGCTGATCGCGGATGAGCCCACCACGGCGCTGGACGTGACCATCCAGGCGCAGATCCTGGAGCTGCTGGCGGAGCTGAAGCGCGAGGAGGATATGGGGCTTCTCTTCATCACCCATGACCTTGGCGTGGTGGAGCGCATTGCCGACCGGGTCTGCGTGATGAAGGATGGCGAGATCGTTGAGAGCGGCCCGACCGAAGAGATTTTCGGTAATCCGCAGCATGACTACACGAAAAAGCTGCTGGGGGCCGCGCCCTCGGGCGTGCCGGAGCCGGTGCCGGAGAAGGCCGAGACGCTGGTCGAGACCCATGGGCTGCGCATCTGGTTCCCGATCCAGAAGGGGTTGTTGAAGCGCACGGTAGGCCATGTGAAGGCGGTGAACGAAGCCGATATCGAGGTGCGCCGGGGCGAGACGCTGGGCATCGTGGGCGAAAGCGGATCGGGCAAGACCACGCTGGCGCTGGCACTGATGCGGCTGATCGACTCCGAGGGCGGGATGCGGTTCGAGGGCGAGGACATGCGCGCGTGGTCCACGCGGCAGCTGCGGCGCAAACGCTCGGACATCCAGATCGTGTTCCAGGATCCGGTGGGCAGCCTGAGCCCGCGCATGACCTGCGAGCAGATCATTGCCGAGGGGCTGGGTGTGCATGGCAACCCCGACGGACGGCCGGTGCGCGAACTGGTGGCCGAGGTGATGCGCGAGGTCGAGCTGAACCCCGAGACGATGGACCGCTATCCGCACGAGTTTTCCGGCGGGCAGAGGCAGCGGATCGCCATCGCCCGCGCGATGATCCTGCGGCCCAAGCTGGTGGTGCTGGACGAGCCCACGAGTGCGCTGGACATGACGGTGCAGGTGCAGATCGTGGACTTGCTGCGCCGGTTGCAGGTGAAATACGGGCTGACCTATCTGTTCATTAGTCATGACCTCGCCGTGGTGCGGGCGATGAGCCACAAGGTGGTGGTGATGAAGCAGGGCGATATCGTGGAATACGGGGCGTCCGAGGACATCTTCAACAATCCCCAGACCGAGTATGCCAAGACGTTGTTGCAGGCGGCGCTTGATTTGAAGGTCTAGGAGGCGCGTGGGTTTTCACCCACCCTACGCGGGCCGGCAAGCGCGCGATTGCGTCGGGAGGTCCCTGATCAGGTCCGGAACGGCGTTTGCGGATGGACCCGCGTGGCGCGCACCGGGGCGGGACAAGCAGGCTTACCTTGCGGCAAGCCGCCGAGCACCTTGACCCATGGGGCCAGTTGCGGCCTACTTGCCGAAATCAAAAAGGGGGCGGGCGTGATTCAACCCTTCCGGTCAGCCATGTACCGCCGCCGAACCTCAGGGAGACATGCATGACATTGATGAAAAGCCTCATGGGCGCCGCCGCAACGCTGGCTTTGAGCGCGGCGGGCGCATTGGCCGATCCGGCGCTGATCTACGATCTTGGCGGCAAGTTCGACAAGTCGTTCAACGAAAGCGCCCATAACGGGGCGTCGCGTTGGGCCGAGGAAACCGGCGGCAGCTATAACGAGGTCGAGCTGCAATCCGAGGCGCAGCGCGAGCAGGCCCTGCGCCGCTTTGCCGAGAACGGCAACAACCCGATCGTGATGGTGGGCTTCGCGTTCGGCGATATCCTGGGCGAGGTGGCGCCGGACTATCCCGACACCAAGTTCGTGATCATCGACATGGTGGTCGAAGAGCCGAACGTGCGCTCGGTCGTGTTCAACGAGCACGAGGGCAGCTACCTTGTGGGGATGATGGCGGCGATGGCCAGCGAGTCCGGCACAGTGGGCTTTATCGGCGGCATGGACATTCCGCTGATCCGCAAGTTCGCCTGCGGCTACGTGCAGGGCGTGAAGGCGGCCAACCCGGACGCCACGGTGATCCAGAACATGACCGGCACGACCCCGGCGGCGTGGAACGACCCGGTCAAGGGGTCGGAGCTGA belongs to Roseovarius sp. THAF27 and includes:
- a CDS encoding BMP family protein, which encodes MTLMKSLMGAAATLALSAAGALADPALIYDLGGKFDKSFNESAHNGASRWAEETGGSYNEVELQSEAQREQALRRFAENGNNPIVMVGFAFGDILGEVAPDYPDTKFVIIDMVVEEPNVRSVVFNEHEGSYLVGMMAAMASESGTVGFIGGMDIPLIRKFACGYVQGVKAANPDATVIQNMTGTTPAAWNDPVKGSELTKAQISQGADVIYHAAGGTGTGVLQTAADEDVLGIGVDSNQNYLHPGSVLTSMVKRVDNAVYDAMSAGADVETGVNVMGLQNDGVAYALDEHNEDLVTAEMKEAVDAAAEEIANGGLEVHDYMSDNSCPAS
- a CDS encoding ABC transporter ATP-binding protein, translated to MSLLEVKDLKVGFRQDGAVTQAVHGVSFSVDRGETVALVGESGSGKSVTALSTVSLLGDSAIVEGSVTYDRQQMIGANDKLLRKVRGNDISFIFQEPMTSLNPLHTLEKQLTESIELHQGLRGAAVRERILELLNRVGIRDPESRLGAYPHQLSGGQRQRVMIAMALSNKPDVLIADEPTTALDVTIQAQILELLAELKREEDMGLLFITHDLGVVERIADRVCVMKDGEIVESGPTEEIFGNPQHDYTKKLLGAAPSGVPEPVPEKAETLVETHGLRIWFPIQKGLLKRTVGHVKAVNEADIEVRRGETLGIVGESGSGKTTLALALMRLIDSEGGMRFEGEDMRAWSTRQLRRKRSDIQIVFQDPVGSLSPRMTCEQIIAEGLGVHGNPDGRPVRELVAEVMREVELNPETMDRYPHEFSGGQRQRIAIARAMILRPKLVVLDEPTSALDMTVQVQIVDLLRRLQVKYGLTYLFISHDLAVVRAMSHKVVVMKQGDIVEYGASEDIFNNPQTEYAKTLLQAALDLKV
- a CDS encoding ABC transporter permease, translated to MKLNPLNQRRWRNFKRNRRAFWSLIIFALLCVITLPAEFVANDKPLLVKYRDAYYMPIFKFYPETEFGGDFRTEAVYADPEVECLIVSGGLVDCFDDPEGIIEDAQDGEVMGEPIEKGWTLWPLIPYSHDTPVDRPGAAPLPPNEQNLLGTDGTKRDVLAIVIYGFRLAVMFTLVVTFFSSVIGVVAGAVQGYFGGRIDLFFQRFIEIWASTPQLYVIIILFSILPRGFWLLVGIMVAFGWMALVGVVRAEFLRARNFEYVRAAKALGVGNMKIMFRHMLPNAMVATLTFLPFIITGTISLLATLDFLGYGLPSGAPSLGELTLQAKQNLQAPWLAFTAFFTFAIMLSLLVFIFEGVRDAFDPRKTFQ